Proteins from one Anastrepha obliqua isolate idAnaObli1 chromosome 2, idAnaObli1_1.0, whole genome shotgun sequence genomic window:
- the LOC129238141 gene encoding uncharacterized protein LOC129238141: MKIFVCLLAVCALANAGIIGGGGGGWSGGGGGGGWSGGGGGGGWSGGGGGGGHGGGGGVKIVKIIDAGSGGHGGGGGGGGWGGGGGGGGGWGGGGGGGGADVKIIKVISHGGGGGGGGGGHGGWSGGGGGGGWGGGGGGGGGHGGGGVKIIKIISEGGGGGGGHGGWSGGGGGGGGWGGGW; this comes from the exons ATGAAG atatTCGTTTGTTTACTGGCGGTTTGCGCCCTTGCGAATGCTGGCATAATTGGCGGTGGCGGCGGCGGTTGGTCCGGCGGCGGAGGTGGTGGAGGCTGGTCTGGCGGCGGAGGTGGTGGAGGCTGGTCTGGcggtggcggcggcggcggtcATGGTGGAGGCGGCGGTGTTAAGATTGTTAAGATCATTGATGCTGGCTCTGGCGGCCATGGTGGCGGCGGCGGTGGAGGAGGTTGGGGAGGCGGCGGCGGCGGTGGAGGTGGCTGgggtggtggtggcggcggtGGCGGTGCTGATGTTAAAATCATTAAAGTCATCTCTCatggcggtggcggtggcggcGGAGGCGGCGGCCATGGTGGTTGGTCCGGtggtggcggcggcggcggttggggaggtggtggtggtggtggtggcggtcaTGGCGGAGGTGGTGTTAAAATCATCAAAATCATCTCAGAAGGcggtggcggcggcggcggccaTGGTGGTTGGTCCGGTGGCGGCGGCGGTGGTGGCGGCTGGGGTGGCGGTTGGTAA